One genomic segment of Brevibacillus laterosporus LMG 15441 includes these proteins:
- the hisC gene encoding histidinol-phosphate transaminase: MLPKERILNVPVYKPGKPIDDVKRELGLTEVIKLASNENPYGYSPVVKEAMLAAMNDLAIYPDGGSMQLRWELAEFLNVQPEQLIFGNGSDEIVLMISRAYLEKGTNSVMATPTFSQYRSNVTVEGADLLEIPLKNGVHDLEAMLAAINEQTRVVWVCNPNNPSGTMNTSDELLAFLEKVPANVLVVLDEAYYEYVVDENYPQTIPLLDKYKNMIILRTFSKIYGLAALRIGYGIANPEVVSHLNHVRGPFNTGSLSQVAARAAISDQEFVTQCSQKNRQQMKRITDKCDELGLHYFPSQTNFVLLEVKRDSDEAFQYLLKKGIITRSGNALGHPGYLRVTIGNSEQNDKLLAALESLVTEAAKK, from the coding sequence GTGCTACCAAAAGAGCGAATTTTAAATGTTCCGGTGTACAAACCTGGAAAACCTATCGACGATGTAAAGCGCGAATTAGGACTTACAGAAGTAATTAAATTAGCTTCTAATGAAAATCCATACGGTTATTCCCCAGTTGTAAAAGAAGCGATGCTTGCTGCTATGAATGATCTGGCTATCTATCCAGATGGTGGAAGTATGCAACTTCGATGGGAACTTGCAGAATTTTTAAACGTACAACCTGAACAATTGATTTTCGGAAATGGTTCTGACGAAATTGTACTAATGATCTCCCGTGCTTATCTGGAGAAGGGGACCAATAGCGTAATGGCTACCCCGACATTTTCTCAATACAGGTCTAATGTGACGGTAGAGGGTGCTGATTTACTCGAAATCCCTCTAAAGAATGGCGTTCATGATTTAGAGGCGATGCTAGCTGCAATCAATGAACAGACCCGAGTGGTTTGGGTATGCAACCCTAACAATCCATCTGGAACAATGAATACATCTGATGAGCTGCTCGCTTTTTTAGAAAAGGTACCAGCTAACGTATTAGTTGTATTGGACGAAGCTTATTACGAATATGTGGTGGATGAAAATTACCCTCAAACCATACCGCTCCTTGATAAATATAAAAATATGATTATTTTACGTACATTCTCAAAAATCTATGGATTGGCGGCTCTGCGTATCGGGTATGGTATAGCTAATCCAGAGGTCGTCTCACATCTGAATCATGTGCGTGGACCGTTCAATACAGGTTCCCTGTCGCAAGTCGCAGCACGTGCAGCGATTTCAGATCAGGAATTTGTGACACAATGTAGCCAGAAAAATCGTCAACAAATGAAGCGAATCACAGATAAATGTGATGAACTAGGCTTACACTATTTCCCTTCTCAAACCAACTTTGTTTTATTGGAGGTAAAGAGAGATTCAGACGAGGCCTTCCAATACTTGTTGAAAAAAGGAATTATCACTCGTTCAGGCAATGCGCTCGGTCATCCCGGTTATCTGCGTGTCACGATAGGAAATAGCGAGCAAAACGATAAGCTGTTAGCAGCTTTGGAAAGTCTAGTGACAGAAGCTGCTAAAAAATAG
- a CDS encoding prephenate dehydrogenase, with translation MNRTIAILGVGLIGASIGLALRQNPLNRIVGFDLHQEQLDKAIDKGVIHSGSTDLQLAVQEADIIFIAAPVEQIHHLMRSVAQLRLKEGTIITDVGSTKYQVVQSARILREKGVTFIGGHPMAGSHKSGVEAGNERLFENAFYVLTPDEETPFEQVELLQEVLEPLRAKVIVLQPDEHDEIVGAISHFPHLIAALLVNQVSKYNTQKPWYHRLAAGGFRDITRIASSNPKLWRDVLLSNKTYLLQIARDWQEDFTAIIHALEQEDANEIESFFQDAREFRDSIPERRPGAIPALHDLYMDIPDHPGEIGRITTLLGSKEISITNIQIRETREDEYGALRISFRNETELAKGIELLGYFDYNVYRRD, from the coding sequence ATGAATAGAACAATTGCCATTCTGGGAGTTGGATTAATAGGAGCTTCCATTGGACTTGCGTTGCGTCAGAACCCTCTCAACAGAATTGTCGGGTTTGATTTACACCAGGAACAATTGGACAAGGCAATAGATAAAGGAGTTATCCATTCTGGAAGCACAGACCTGCAACTTGCTGTGCAGGAAGCGGATATTATCTTTATTGCAGCTCCCGTAGAGCAAATCCATCATCTTATGCGATCAGTTGCTCAATTGCGTTTAAAAGAAGGAACGATTATTACGGATGTAGGGAGCACTAAATATCAGGTAGTACAGAGTGCGCGCATTTTACGTGAGAAGGGTGTTACGTTTATCGGGGGTCATCCCATGGCAGGATCTCATAAATCAGGAGTAGAAGCAGGAAATGAACGTTTGTTTGAAAATGCATTTTATGTGCTTACACCAGATGAAGAGACACCTTTTGAGCAAGTTGAGCTTTTGCAGGAAGTGCTTGAGCCGTTACGTGCAAAGGTCATTGTGCTACAGCCTGACGAGCATGATGAAATCGTTGGGGCAATCAGTCATTTTCCTCATTTGATCGCTGCTCTATTAGTCAATCAAGTATCGAAATACAACACACAAAAACCATGGTATCATCGATTAGCAGCAGGTGGATTTCGTGATATCACTCGTATTGCCTCTAGCAATCCTAAACTGTGGAGAGATGTATTATTAAGCAATAAGACATATCTGTTACAGATCGCTCGCGATTGGCAGGAGGATTTTACTGCGATTATCCATGCGCTGGAGCAGGAGGATGCAAACGAGATTGAGTCGTTTTTCCAAGATGCGCGTGAATTCCGTGACTCGATACCGGAACGACGCCCAGGGGCTATTCCAGCTCTACATGATTTATACATGGATATTCCTGACCATCCAGGTGAGATTGGTAGAATTACCACTTTACTGGGAAGTAAGGAAATTAGTATTACGAACATACAAATCAGAGAAACACGTGAGGACGAATATGGCGCGCTGCGAATCAGCTTTCGCAATGAAACAGAGCTGGCAAAAGGCATAGAACTCCTTGGGTATTTTGATTACAATGTGTATCGCAGAGACTAA
- the aroA gene encoding 3-phosphoshikimate 1-carboxyvinyltransferase — MLTIQPAKRIQGETQVPGDKSISHRAVMFGALAEGTTHISGFLQGADCLSTIDCFSRMGVVIAREGDRVTVHGKGWFGLQEPDQKLDVGNSGTTIRLMSGILATQPFHCVVEGDESIAKRPMRRVVGPLREMGAKIDGRKNGEFTPLSIRGGDLKGITYTSPVASAQIKSAILLAGLQAEGTTTVEEPSVSRDHTERMLRAFGVQVTQSGKSVSVQGGQKLIGREISVPGDISSAAFLIAAVMMLPESELLIKNVGINPTRTGIIDVVRAMGGTIELRNERVVNEEPVADIYVAHTKLHGTVIEGDLIPRLIDEIPVIAVMATQAVGETIIRDAAELKVKETDRIATVASQLGKFGAKVQPTDDGMIITGECDLHGADINSMGDHRIGMAMAIAGLASQGETIVRQAEAIDVSFPGFATLLASICQR, encoded by the coding sequence ATGTTAACCATTCAACCAGCTAAGAGAATACAGGGTGAAACACAAGTACCTGGAGATAAGTCGATTTCGCATCGGGCTGTCATGTTTGGGGCACTGGCAGAGGGAACCACGCATATAAGTGGTTTTTTACAAGGAGCAGATTGCTTGAGTACGATTGATTGTTTTTCCCGTATGGGCGTTGTAATAGCGCGAGAAGGTGATCGTGTAACAGTTCATGGGAAAGGCTGGTTTGGATTGCAAGAACCGGATCAAAAGCTTGATGTAGGCAACTCGGGTACCACCATTCGTTTAATGAGTGGTATTTTAGCTACGCAACCATTTCATTGTGTAGTAGAAGGAGATGAATCTATTGCGAAACGTCCGATGCGACGAGTAGTAGGTCCTCTACGTGAAATGGGCGCCAAGATAGATGGCCGAAAAAATGGTGAGTTCACCCCGTTATCCATACGTGGAGGCGATTTGAAAGGCATAACTTATACTTCTCCAGTGGCTAGCGCGCAAATCAAGTCTGCTATTCTCTTAGCTGGCTTGCAAGCTGAAGGAACCACAACTGTTGAAGAACCAAGCGTATCGCGCGATCATACCGAACGAATGTTGCGAGCTTTTGGTGTCCAAGTAACCCAATCTGGAAAGAGTGTCAGCGTGCAAGGTGGGCAAAAACTGATTGGTAGAGAGATCAGTGTACCAGGAGACATTTCATCTGCCGCTTTCTTAATTGCGGCTGTTATGATGCTGCCAGAAAGCGAGCTTCTGATTAAAAACGTAGGAATTAACCCAACACGTACTGGAATTATTGATGTAGTCCGGGCGATGGGTGGGACTATTGAATTACGCAATGAACGAGTAGTAAACGAGGAACCCGTAGCAGATATTTATGTAGCTCATACAAAATTGCATGGAACTGTTATTGAAGGTGATCTCATTCCGCGTTTGATTGATGAAATTCCTGTGATTGCTGTAATGGCTACACAAGCCGTAGGAGAAACGATTATCCGGGATGCTGCAGAATTAAAAGTGAAGGAGACAGATCGAATTGCAACCGTGGCAAGCCAGCTAGGGAAATTTGGTGCAAAAGTTCAACCGACTGATGATGGCATGATCATTACCGGAGAATGCGACTTACACGGCGCGGATATCAACAGTATGGGTGACCATCGTATCGGTATGGCAATGGCTATTGCGGGATTGGCATCACAAGGTGAAACAATTGTTCGACAAGCTGAAGCAATCGACGTATCGTTTCCTGGCTTTGCTACCTTACTTGCTTCCATTTGTCAGCGGTAA
- a CDS encoding DUF4097 family beta strand repeat-containing protein — translation MRQPEEKQSSLQSHRSRQKRIGPWQLAITVLAVGIGILVDQLFYTNVLATVLKFWPLLLIIIGVELIFRQLFQSSENSPGWKLDASSLILMVVILMGANVYQAFSNGNIMELVTNRLYKGPVQFVTVMEKDLEVADMKTLRLTNDFGKVMVEGAADGRFHIRVDGNVKADSKQEAQQRAKDIEVSVEQGQETSIEIRDNYNKARDLTLYVMVPENTEIISEVKAGVTDIKKVRKADVKSDAGKVTVSDITEQLKVSSNAGAIEATNISNTTLRSNVGMITVSGSVQGTLDVGNDAGKINVSSDVVLNGPWQLHSDLGAVMIHIPKESQVTLTASTKLGSITGNELEVERSGASVKTVKTLGDGTFPIQVSTDLGSITFDATR, via the coding sequence ATGCGTCAGCCGGAAGAAAAACAATCATCTTTACAATCCCACCGCTCGCGTCAAAAGCGGATAGGTCCTTGGCAGTTAGCCATAACTGTTTTAGCCGTAGGGATTGGTATTCTAGTAGATCAACTTTTTTATACGAACGTTTTAGCAACAGTCTTAAAGTTTTGGCCGTTGCTCCTAATTATCATTGGAGTTGAATTGATTTTCCGTCAATTATTCCAATCATCTGAGAATAGTCCAGGCTGGAAACTAGATGCTAGTAGCTTGATCCTAATGGTTGTGATTCTTATGGGAGCAAACGTTTACCAAGCTTTCTCTAATGGAAACATTATGGAGCTAGTAACGAATCGGCTTTATAAGGGGCCTGTGCAATTTGTTACAGTCATGGAAAAGGATTTGGAAGTGGCTGATATGAAAACGCTTCGGCTTACAAATGATTTTGGCAAGGTTATGGTAGAGGGTGCGGCGGATGGACGTTTTCATATTCGTGTTGATGGGAATGTGAAAGCTGATTCGAAGCAAGAGGCCCAGCAAAGAGCCAAGGATATAGAAGTAAGTGTGGAACAAGGACAAGAAACCAGTATAGAGATCAGAGATAACTATAATAAGGCTAGAGATTTAACCTTATATGTGATGGTTCCCGAAAATACGGAGATTATCTCTGAGGTAAAAGCAGGTGTAACGGACATTAAGAAGGTAAGGAAAGCAGATGTGAAATCAGATGCAGGTAAGGTTACGGTTTCTGATATTACCGAACAGCTAAAAGTCAGTTCTAACGCAGGTGCTATTGAGGCGACGAACATTTCGAATACAACACTCCGTTCAAATGTAGGAATGATTACGGTGAGCGGATCAGTGCAAGGAACGCTGGATGTAGGAAATGATGCCGGTAAAATTAATGTATCAAGTGATGTAGTTCTCAATGGACCATGGCAACTGCACTCGGATTTAGGGGCTGTTATGATACATATCCCAAAAGAGAGTCAGGTGACCTTAACAGCAAGTACCAAGTTAGGAAGTATTACAGGGAATGAGTTAGAAGTTGAACGGAGCGGAGCAAGTGTCAAGACGGTCAAAACCTTGGGAGATGGGACCTTTCCGATCCAGGTATCAACTGATTTAGGAAGTATCACGTTTGATGCTACACGATAA
- a CDS encoding RNA polymerase sigma factor has translation MTDSQLIREIKEGNIESYAELIRRYERKILTFVAHMLRQAHLEHIAEDICQETFYKAYKSLHSFRDVEATFSTWLYTIARNTVLSELRKSRNADVYLEDSVQVPSISFERLPEQQLLQTEREDLVRQAINNLPEKQRSALILREYEQLDYNEIAKILDLTVSSVKSLLFRARQSIKLQLESYFIDSQLEEAEGMSKR, from the coding sequence ATGACCGATTCCCAGTTAATTCGCGAAATAAAAGAGGGCAATATTGAGAGTTATGCCGAGCTGATACGTCGGTATGAAAGGAAAATCTTGACCTTTGTTGCTCATATGCTTCGCCAAGCACATCTGGAGCATATAGCCGAGGACATTTGTCAAGAAACCTTTTACAAAGCGTATAAAAGCCTTCATTCTTTCCGAGATGTGGAAGCTACATTTTCAACATGGCTGTATACCATTGCTCGCAACACCGTATTGAGTGAATTGCGTAAAAGTCGTAACGCTGACGTTTATTTGGAAGATAGTGTCCAGGTTCCAAGCATTTCTTTTGAACGGCTCCCTGAACAACAATTGTTGCAAACAGAGCGTGAGGATCTGGTGAGACAAGCGATTAATAATCTTCCCGAAAAACAACGGTCGGCGCTTATTTTACGTGAGTATGAGCAACTGGATTACAATGAAATTGCCAAAATCCTCGATCTTACGGTTAGTTCGGTTAAATCTCTTTTATTTCGGGCTAGACAAAGCATTAAATTACAATTGGAATCCTATTTTATCGATTCTCAATTGGAAGAAGCTGAAGGGATGAGTAAGCGATGA
- a CDS encoding anti-sigma factor family protein, with the protein MRCDEAQEMLHDYAQGDLPELSERRLQNHLACCDSCHSKYDVLLDSDKFIQMHKDDYIANPPATSIVDAVMARILSEEKWAIPIGKKVFTLTVRMRRIGLSVAMVLLMICSFTLYHNSDDNLNSFVPYTAKAEALSSDNVKSEVSTASESDQNVVFQSIDSGGETTAPLIKQQKEMRVNVITSDMEPSSNKPNYSVILSFFGILITVLTMSWFTRA; encoded by the coding sequence ATGAGGTGCGATGAAGCACAAGAAATGTTACATGACTATGCACAGGGTGATTTGCCAGAGTTATCGGAGCGCAGGCTTCAGAACCATCTGGCCTGTTGTGACTCCTGTCATTCTAAATATGATGTATTACTAGATAGCGACAAATTCATACAAATGCATAAAGATGACTACATAGCTAATCCACCTGCCACTTCGATTGTAGATGCCGTCATGGCACGCATTTTATCAGAAGAGAAATGGGCCATTCCGATTGGGAAAAAAGTGTTTACATTAACCGTGCGTATGCGACGTATTGGACTTAGTGTGGCCATGGTACTTTTAATGATATGTTCCTTCACTCTTTATCATAATTCAGATGACAATCTTAATTCGTTTGTACCTTATACTGCAAAAGCAGAAGCTCTGTCCTCTGATAATGTCAAATCTGAAGTAAGTACTGCCTCTGAATCAGATCAAAATGTGGTATTTCAGTCAATTGATTCTGGCGGTGAAACAACGGCTCCGTTAATAAAACAACAAAAAGAGATGCGTGTTAATGTGATTACCTCTGATATGGAACCATCGTCGAATAAACCAAATTATAGTGTCATTTTAAGCTTTTTTGGGATTTTAATTACGGTTTTGACTATGAGCTGGTTTACAAGAGCTTAA
- a CDS encoding tetratricopeptide repeat protein: MPKKWLRIIEEAVNKIENDEMELGLQVLHKIGEHGKEIPEVMFCLADVWYGLGHNQEAIKIIRDLLANPTIPKEMDQEAKIMAAEIALDEADYDAAHEYLYALKEEGYEEIQLYLLLADLYAIQDLEEVAVKYLKIAHERDPDNEELRAALSEMYMKTGEVQEAINLLDEISETTFHALVLKARTFAQQGQFEEAYQLYTKAVQYEQLPEVVYGCALMSFYTDKWEEAERYIQLLIAIDEEYVIAYPLHSDILLSQGKTEAAIDALKKYVDLSGFDVEHIRRLTALLMQAGRYEESKEYQKLLEQWDLQEETNEE, encoded by the coding sequence ATGCCAAAAAAATGGCTGCGTATCATTGAGGAAGCTGTTAATAAAATCGAAAATGATGAAATGGAACTTGGATTGCAAGTTTTACATAAAATAGGTGAACACGGCAAAGAAATTCCTGAAGTAATGTTCTGTTTGGCAGATGTCTGGTATGGACTTGGACATAATCAGGAAGCAATTAAGATCATTCGAGATTTGCTAGCAAATCCCACTATACCAAAAGAGATGGATCAGGAAGCCAAAATTATGGCTGCGGAGATTGCGTTAGACGAAGCAGACTACGATGCTGCCCATGAATATCTGTATGCGCTTAAAGAGGAAGGCTATGAAGAGATTCAATTGTATCTCCTGCTGGCTGACTTGTATGCTATCCAGGATTTAGAAGAGGTAGCTGTAAAGTATTTAAAAATTGCTCACGAACGTGATCCAGATAATGAAGAATTGCGAGCGGCTTTAAGCGAGATGTATATGAAAACAGGCGAGGTGCAGGAAGCCATAAACCTGTTAGATGAAATTTCTGAAACCACGTTCCATGCGCTTGTATTAAAAGCACGTACATTTGCTCAGCAGGGTCAATTTGAAGAAGCCTATCAACTCTATACAAAGGCAGTGCAGTACGAGCAATTACCAGAGGTTGTATATGGCTGTGCTTTGATGTCTTTCTATACCGATAAATGGGAAGAAGCAGAGCGCTATATTCAGCTCTTGATTGCGATTGATGAAGAATATGTCATCGCCTACCCGCTGCATAGTGATATTTTATTATCCCAAGGAAAGACAGAAGCAGCGATTGATGCGCTGAAAAAGTATGTAGATCTTTCTGGTTTTGATGTAGAACATATCCGCCGTTTAACAGCTCTATTAATGCAGGCTGGTCGTTATGAGGAATCAAAAGAATATCAGAAGTTATTGGAGCAATGGGATTTACAAGAAGAGACAAACGAAGAATAA
- a CDS encoding IDEAL domain-containing protein, whose translation MEQSKYLGNGFMSGLLSEIMIDQQVREFRKRTLYKEIDEALAVKNKEKFLMLTNELKELLTYEITETG comes from the coding sequence ATGGAACAGTCCAAGTACTTGGGCAATGGTTTTATGTCGGGATTGCTATCGGAGATCATGATTGATCAGCAGGTGAGAGAATTTCGCAAGCGCACACTATATAAAGAGATTGATGAAGCATTGGCTGTAAAAAATAAGGAAAAGTTTCTAATGCTGACAAATGAATTGAAAGAATTACTAACATATGAGATAACTGAAACAGGTTAA
- a CDS encoding DUF2487 family protein, translating to MQWNVEELQGFEAVRPYYDSAILPHYIFDKKLSIATNATRMGYLSSLAMAVEQRLKGRIVLFPLMYQIKEDAAGPNEIQLPNEFDYHFILRFSGIDVHLPQYQDVDTHVEFLTISDEDLESEIRFQITCDVLYQEILQIWQKHKR from the coding sequence ATGCAATGGAATGTAGAAGAACTGCAAGGATTTGAGGCAGTTAGACCTTATTATGATTCAGCAATTTTACCGCATTACATATTTGACAAGAAGCTATCAATTGCAACAAATGCTACACGTATGGGTTACCTCTCTAGTCTGGCTATGGCTGTGGAACAACGATTGAAGGGAAGAATCGTGTTGTTTCCCCTCATGTATCAGATAAAAGAGGATGCCGCAGGACCCAACGAGATTCAATTACCCAATGAATTTGACTATCATTTTATTTTACGTTTTTCTGGAATCGATGTTCATCTACCACAATACCAGGATGTAGACACTCATGTGGAGTTCTTAACGATCAGTGATGAAGATTTAGAGTCAGAGATTCGCTTTCAAATTACATGTGATGTTTTATATCAAGAGATTTTACAAATTTGGCAAAAACATAAAAGATAG
- a CDS encoding ubiquinol-cytochrome c reductase iron-sulfur subunit, whose translation MSKKEISRRTFLNYALMGTGGFLAAGMITPMIRFAIDPVLKTSAAGDKVAVGNVSDFGPEPKNVNFTLHTKDGWYESETTMSAWIRKLEDGKLLALSPVCKHLGCTVSWNSSEDFKNEYFCPCHFGRYAINGEHILNTPPTQSLDEYEVEIKDGKVYLGKIVPNPRPGVSG comes from the coding sequence ATGAGCAAAAAAGAAATTTCCAGACGTACGTTTCTAAACTATGCGCTCATGGGAACTGGTGGTTTCTTGGCTGCAGGTATGATCACACCAATGATTCGCTTTGCCATTGATCCTGTGCTGAAAACTTCGGCTGCTGGAGATAAAGTTGCGGTTGGAAATGTAAGCGATTTTGGGCCGGAACCAAAGAACGTGAACTTTACTCTTCATACTAAAGACGGCTGGTATGAATCAGAAACAACAATGTCTGCCTGGATTCGCAAGCTAGAAGATGGTAAGCTGTTGGCATTGTCGCCTGTCTGTAAGCACTTGGGCTGTACCGTGAGCTGGAATTCAAGTGAAGATTTTAAAAACGAGTACTTTTGCCCATGTCACTTTGGTAGGTATGCAATTAATGGAGAGCACATTCTGAATACTCCGCCAACTCAATCGCTTGATGAGTACGAAGTAGAAATTAAAGATGGTAAAGTTTACTTAGGTAAAATTGTACCAAATCCACGTCCAGGGGTGAGCGGATAA
- the qcrB gene encoding menaquinol-cytochrome c reductase cytochrome b subunit, translating into MIQKMYDWVDERLNITPMWRDLADHEVPEHVNPAHHFSAFVYCFGGLTFFITVIQILSGMFLTMYYVPDIINAYESVKYLQTEVAFGVIVRGMHHWGASLVIVMMFLHTLRVFFTGSYKKPRELNWIVGMLIFFVMLGLGFTGYLLPWDNTAYFATKVGLQIADSIPIIGPYAKTLLTGGEIVGAQTLTRFFAIHVFFLPAGLLGLLGAHFIMIRVQGISGPL; encoded by the coding sequence ATGATACAAAAAATGTATGATTGGGTGGACGAACGCCTAAATATCACTCCTATGTGGCGTGATCTGGCTGACCATGAAGTACCTGAACACGTAAATCCCGCACATCACTTTTCAGCGTTCGTTTACTGTTTTGGGGGCCTTACTTTTTTTATTACTGTAATTCAGATTTTATCTGGAATGTTTTTGACCATGTATTATGTTCCAGACATCATTAATGCTTATGAGTCCGTAAAATACTTACAAACTGAAGTTGCTTTTGGTGTAATCGTTCGCGGTATGCATCATTGGGGCGCAAGTTTAGTAATCGTCATGATGTTCCTACATACCTTACGTGTCTTCTTCACAGGATCTTATAAAAAACCACGCGAATTAAACTGGATTGTAGGGATGTTAATTTTCTTCGTTATGCTTGGACTAGGCTTTACTGGTTATCTTTTACCTTGGGATAACACAGCCTATTTCGCTACAAAAGTAGGGCTTCAAATCGCAGACTCAATTCCGATAATTGGACCTTATGCGAAAACTTTGTTAACGGGTGGAGAAATTGTCGGAGCGCAAACGCTTACTCGTTTCTTCGCTATCCATGTATTCTTCTTGCCAGCTGGCTTGTTGGGATTATTGGGTGCTCACTTTATTATGATTCGTGTACAAGGTATTTCTGGACCTCTATAA
- a CDS encoding menaquinol-cytochrome c reductase cytochrome b/c subunit → MAKQDKNATFVGDSRISAKRMPNVSPSYSDYPGTTEPFWPNFLLKEWMVAAVCLLGFLVLTVSHESPLTAKADPNDTSFIPVPDWYFLFLYQLLKYPWAAGDHVLLGVIGIPGIAFGAMILAPFLDTGKDRRPIRRPVATGLMLLSLFSIFFLTWAAHDEHEKQLAKLGGGSGGGGGGAPAAAAKADPNFKADPLWAANQSCIGCHGGNLEGGMGPNLQKIGSTLSAEDIHKTIAEGKGDMPGGMFKGSDEDLKKLVDYLASLK, encoded by the coding sequence ATGGCAAAACAGGATAAAAATGCTACCTTCGTTGGAGACTCTCGGATCTCAGCGAAGCGCATGCCAAATGTGTCACCTTCGTATTCTGACTATCCAGGAACCACTGAACCGTTTTGGCCAAACTTTCTGTTAAAAGAGTGGATGGTTGCTGCGGTTTGTTTGCTTGGTTTCTTGGTGTTAACGGTTTCACATGAATCACCACTAACAGCAAAAGCTGACCCAAATGATACTTCTTTTATTCCAGTACCGGACTGGTATTTCTTGTTCCTGTACCAATTATTGAAGTATCCATGGGCAGCAGGTGATCACGTACTGCTTGGCGTAATCGGTATTCCGGGCATTGCTTTTGGTGCTATGATTCTAGCGCCATTCCTTGATACAGGTAAAGACAGACGTCCAATTCGTCGTCCTGTTGCAACTGGACTTATGCTTCTGTCCTTGTTCTCCATCTTCTTCTTAACTTGGGCAGCTCATGACGAGCATGAAAAACAGTTAGCTAAGCTAGGTGGCGGTAGCGGCGGCGGTGGAGGAGGAGCTCCTGCTGCTGCAGCGAAGGCTGATCCGAACTTTAAAGCTGACCCATTGTGGGCAGCAAATCAGTCTTGTATTGGGTGTCATGGTGGAAATCTTGAAGGCGGTATGGGACCTAATCTACAAAAAATTGGTTCAACCCTAAGCGCTGAGGATATCCACAAAACCATTGCAGAAGGAAAAGGTGATATGCCAGGTGGTATGTTTAAAGGATCAGATGAGGATCTGAAAAAACTGGTAGATTACCTAGCGAGTTTGAAATAG
- a CDS encoding DUF1405 domain-containing protein — MKWMWLWFLGSLKKSWFLWTLFFINFFGTIYGFYWYKDQLADVAAYNSPYLLLFVPDSPTGSGLFTLVIFMYILGRNVPILEAVASVTNFKYGMWAVGVIIAGWSLGNEVRWQDLMLLASHLGMAVESILYARYYQITWLGLGIAALWVLNNDFLDYVMEIHPYLPTPLVPYTGIVGLCTVVLSLLSIATIYYLHTRANKNQV, encoded by the coding sequence ATGAAATGGATGTGGCTCTGGTTTCTAGGATCATTGAAAAAATCGTGGTTTCTCTGGACATTGTTCTTCATTAACTTTTTCGGGACAATCTACGGTTTTTACTGGTATAAGGACCAACTTGCAGATGTAGCTGCCTATAATTCGCCCTATTTGCTGTTATTTGTCCCAGATAGCCCTACTGGGAGCGGACTATTTACTCTAGTTATCTTCATGTATATATTGGGGCGAAATGTTCCAATATTGGAAGCGGTAGCATCAGTTACGAACTTTAAATACGGAATGTGGGCAGTTGGAGTTATTATTGCAGGCTGGTCCCTTGGCAACGAAGTTCGTTGGCAGGATTTGATGCTTTTAGCGTCCCATTTGGGCATGGCAGTAGAGTCAATACTATATGCTCGTTACTATCAAATAACGTGGTTGGGGCTTGGAATAGCAGCGCTTTGGGTGTTAAATAACGATTTTCTCGATTACGTAATGGAAATTCACCCGTACCTGCCAACACCACTGGTTCCATATACCGGTATCGTGGGCTTGTGCACGGTTGTTTTAAGCTTGCTTTCCATCGCGACTATTTATTATTTACATACACGAGCGAATAAAAATCAGGTCTAA